DNA from Phocoena phocoena chromosome 1, mPhoPho1.1, whole genome shotgun sequence:
TGGGTCACTTTTATCTTCTCTCAGCTCTCTCTAAAGTGCATGTGTGAACATAGGCTGATATAACCTCACTAAACCacttcatactttaaaaaacacagagaaaatgaaaacaaaataaatcacttATTTTAAGTACATCTTGGATCAACATATCATGTCATTATTTAGTTCTGTcctacctacacacacacacacacacacacacacacacacacacacacaccccacagacTATATTTTGGCTCTGTTATTGATAATGGAATCCAGTCCTTTTCTGTCTACCCATTAAACTTACCAGTCCTCTTGATACCAGACAGGCTGTCAGCTCCCCACCCCTTAGATAAACCTTCCTACTGCAGCCACATGTGGGCAGTATCGTCCATCAAGTTCCCTAGTATTTCAAATGGCAAGCCACTAAACCTAGCAGAGCCTCAGGCACTGCCACACATACTGGTATTGCTCTCTGACTTCTCTCCCTCAATTCTTGCGCTCCCTCAGTCCCTATGATGAGATTTGGGAAACTATACTtatttggtccttttttttttgatcagtGAGTCATCTAAGCAGGTCAATTTAGGCCAAAAATAGTCACCTTGGATGGAACCTGATTTATTTGGATTGGCTATAACACTGATTAAAGTAATCAGATAATGGCTTAACTTCAACTTTGTGTTGTGTTACTATAACCTTGAAACAGATGAAAACTGAACCCCCCTAACTATGcaaagttttttcttttgaataatgtgtgttttttaattCCCTAGCATCCAGATTTCTATCTGTAAGTATCATTTCCCACTAAAGGAACCAGAACTCCtaggagaaatggctgattccatgTCAGGGGCAGATAAGCCTGGAACAAAATAATGAAGAGGGGGAAGAGCAAGAGGACAgtgtagatgaaacaagattgacaTGATTTGAAAACTGTTGAAATTGGGTGTTGGGCACAAGAGAATTCTTTATAGCattctacttttgtatattttttagtttttccataaaaagttttttaaggaaagctaaaaataattgctattttgaaaacaatgaaacagcAATAGCATGCACATGGTAAACAAGTTTTCTTTTAACAATGCATAAAGGTATAGAATGAAAACTTGTCTTTTTCCACCTAGCCCCTCCTTAGCATGATCTCAGTAACAACTTCCTAAGTATTCTCAATTAAGTttctatgaatatatattaaaaaatgtacaaacatatacaggtatatcattttttaaaactacaaatggTAGCATATTATACACATCGTACTATGTCTCATTAAGTTATTTCACTACCTGGTTTTAATACAATGACTATGTCTACACAATACAATATCATAGATATGCTTTTACATACTGGGCTTCTTTCAAGTTTTTTGATGTAATCAAGAGACAAAAGGCTCATATCTTTACCTTCCTCAAGATTACTTAATAAAAAGAAGGATGGCTAAGGCTGGGGTAAACAGGTTGCAGTCCCTAATCTTAAAAGTTTCAAGTTTAGGTTTCCGTTTGGGGGACCCTGTTACCTtgaaaaatgcctttaaaaaacaTCTCACATTCTCTCCTTACAGACAGGATCTTGAGAGGTGTGGTTAAGAGGATCAATACAAGAATCCTCTTAACCTCTGCCGGGAGGATATCGGGGAGAACTGCAGAAACCTAACCCCTGTGATGAACTCAGCACTACCTCCCTTCACCAGACGGTGGGCAGCCGGACAGAGGCTGTACCTGTTATCATCTTGGTCTCCGGCACCTCACGCAAGTGCTTTATCGTCTGACACGATGAAGGTCTGTGGAAAAAGTCGGGTTTTAAAGCGGTTAACGATTGAAAGAACTAAAAGAGATGGGTTTACAGACAGAAAGGTGGCTGTTCTACTGGGTTCTAGTATAGACTAACCTGGGGTGGGGTGACGTACAAGAAGCCACAGAAAAAAACGCGACACATCTGCATGGAGCGTAAATTGTACTCGATTATTCAACAGGGAGGGATACTACATATGAAAGACAAACGCAGCTCTATTACGGAACTACAAAACCCCAAATCCACGTAAATTTGCAACACAAAACAGGAAGCCCTGACCCCTCCGCCGTGGCCTGACAGTTCCCACCCCGCCCGCGGGCGGCGAAACTGGAAGCGTCAGTGACTCTCCTGGGTTGCCCGGGGGCACTCAGGCGAAAACGGAACACGCAGAGCAATGCCGGCTCCCGAGCCAGGGCTGCGCCCCAGCTCCGGGGCGTCCTCGCTGCGGGTCCCCAAGAGCCCACGTCCTGCCTCCGCCCCGCCCCTGACGTTAGTGTGAGCCGGCGCTTTGCGAACTGTGAACTCCCGGCCCCGCCCACCTGCCCCGCGGGCCCCAGAGCGCTTTCTGGCGCATGGGGGGGTGGGGCTTTTTCAGGCTGTTCTCGCAGAGGCCAGAGGGGGTAAGATGGTGTCGGGTGGGCGCTGCGCGACGGCTTCCTGAAGGGTTCGTGGGTCCCGACAGCCGGAGAGCCTGCCCAGACCCTTGTCCCACACAGGTAGGAAGTAGGAAGCCCAGAAGTTCTGAGGTCCGAGGACCAAAGCACAACCAAGTACGCAGCGGGACcgaacaaatgttggagaggagaACGCAGAAAGCGTCGGGAGGCGGAACTGGTTTATGGTCACCGTCTCGCGACGTCTAACTGACGTCGCAGAGCAAGCGCGTATTCTCTTTCACCTTCAGGCAGCCTCCTCAGTGTAGGGGCCTACCCCTTTAAGCGAGTGATGGACAGTTATTTCGGCCTATCAATTTCCTCGTCAACGTCCAATCAGATTTAAACTTCCTTCAGCCGCCGGAGGAGTTGGAAGAAGTGGGTAGAAGGAGGGAAccctccccctctctttttctctctctctctgtctcgcaCTCTGTCTCTCTCGCGAGATCGCAGTGACCCGGCCTCTCCGAAAAAAATGCCAGAACATATGGCCCGACTTCCCAAATAGTAGGCTGAAGGACGGGGTCGTAAACCAATGAAAAGGATGAGGAGGTGGGATCATCGCTTTCACCGCGCAAGAAGTACCGTTACAGGGCAGACTTTTTGTCCAATCAACGCCTCCAGACTTCGGGTCAGGTGACCATAGAGTGCGGGGGGCGGAGCTACAGTCTGGCGCGAGGAACCGTTAAGATGGACAACGACTATAACCAATGAGGTACTCTGACTAGGGCGTTGGGAACCCAATAACAGTGGTCGGGCGGGCGCCTTCCCGGAGCGCGGGGAGATGTAAAGACAGACAAATAGTTTTCCCAATGAGACTGTAGAAGAGAGGAGCTAATTGACCAATGAAGACTGCGGGGCGGGAACCTCTGCCGCGGCGGAGTCCAAGATGGCGGCGTGCGGTTCCGCTGTGTGAAACGAGCGCGGGGCGGCGGGTTAGTCAGTTTCGCGGAGAAGACCTCCGACGACCCGCTACAATGAAGGGAAAAGAGCGCTCCCCAGTCAAGCCGAAACGCTCCCGTGGTGGTGAGGACTCGACTCCCCGCGGGGAGCGGAGCAAGAAGTTAGGGGGCTCTGGTGGCAGCAATGGGAGCAGCAGTGGAAAGACCGACGGCGGCGGCGGGTCGCGGCGCAGCCTTCATCTGGACAAGTCTAGCAGCCGAGGTGGTAGCCGCGAGTACGACACCGGTGGGGGCAGCTCCAGTAGCCGCTTGCATAGTTACAGCTCCCCAAGCACCAAAAATTCCTCGGGCGGGGGCGAGTCGCGCAGCAGCTCCCGGGGTGGAGGCGGGGAGTCACGTTCCTCTGGGGCCGCCTCTTCAGCTCCTGGCGGCGGGGACGGCGGGGAATACAAGACATTGAAGATAAGCGAGTTGGGGTCTCAGCTGAGTGACGAAGCGGTGGAGGACGGACTGTTTCACGAGTTCAAACGCTTCGGTGATGTAAGTGTCAAAATCAGTCATCTCTCGGGTTCTGGCAGCGGGGATGAGCGAGTAGCCTTTGTGAACTTCCGGCGGCCAGAGGACGCGCGGGCGGCCAAGCATGCCAGAGGCCGTCTAGTGCTCTATGACCGGCCCCTGAAGATAGAAGCTGTGTATGTGAGCCGGCGCCGCAGCCGCTCCCCTTTAGACAAAGATTCTTATCCTCCATCAGCCAGTGTTGTCGGGTCCTCTGTAGGTGGTCACCGGCACCcccctggaggaggtggtggaggcCAGAGATCActttcccctggtggcgcagcctTGGGATACAGAGACTACCGGTTGCAGCAGTTGGCTCTTGGCCGCCTGCCCCCTCCACCTCCGCCACCATTGCCCCGAGACCTGGAGAGGGAGCGAGATTACTCGTTCTATGAGAGAGTACGCCCAGCCTACAGTCTGGAGCCAAGGGTGGGAGCTGGAGCAGGTGCTGCTCCTTTCAGAGAAGTGGATGAGATCTCACCCGAGGATGATCAGCGCGCTAACCGGACGCTTTTCTTGGGCAACCTAGACATCACTGTGACAGAGAGTGATCTAAGAAGGGCTTTTGACCGTTTCGGAGTCATCACAGAAGTAGATATCAAGAGGCCTTCTCGGGGCCAGACCAGTACCTATGGCTTTCTCAAATTTGAGAACCTAGACATGTCTCACCGGGCCAAACTAGCAATGTCTGGCAAAATTATAATTCGGAATCCTATAAAAATTGGTTATGGCAAAGCTACACCCACCACCCGCCTCTGGGTAGGTGGCCTGGGTCCTTGGGTGCCTCTTGCTGCCCTGGCACGGGAGTTTGACCGATTTGGCACCATACGCACCATTGACTACCGCAAAGGTGATAGTTGGGCGTATATCCAGTACGAAAGCCTGGATGCAGCTCATGCTGCCTGGACCCATATGCGGGGCTTCCCACTCGGTGGCCCAGATCGTCGCCTTAGAGTAGACTTTGCAGACACAGAACATCGTTACCAGCAGCAATATCTGCAGCCTCTGCCCTTAACTCATTATGAACTGGTGACAGATGCTTTTGGACACCGGGCACCTGACCCTTTGAGGGGTGCTCGGGACAGGACACCACCGTTACTATACAGAGATCGTGATAGGGACCTTTATCCTGACTCCGATTGGgtgccacccccgcccccagttcGTGAACGCAGCACTCGGACTGCAGCTACTGCTGTGCCTGCTTATGAGCCACTGGATAGCTTGGATCGCAGGCGGGATGGCTGGTCCTTGGACCGGGACAGAGGTGATCGAGATCTGCCCAGCAGCAGAGACCAACCTAGGAAGCGAAGGCTGCCTGAGGAGAGCGGGGGACGTCATCTGGATAGGTCCCCGGAGAGTGACCGTCCACGAAAACGTCATTGTGCACCTTCTCCTGACCGCAGTCCAGAATTGAGCAGTAGCCGGGATCGCTACAACAGTGACAATGATCGATCTTCCCGTCTTCTCTTGGAAAGGCCCTCTCCAATCAGAGACCGACGAGGTAGTTTGGAGAAGAGCCAGGGTGACAAGCGAGACCGTAAAAACTCTGCATCAGCTGAACGGGATAGGAAGCACCGGACAGCTGCTTCCACTGAGGGAAAAAGCCCTCTGAAAAAAGAAGACCGGTCTGATGGGAGTGCACCCAGCACCAGCACTGCTTCATCGAAGCTGAAGTCCCCTTCCCAGAAACAGGATGGTGGGACAgcccctgcagcagcagcctcTCCCAAACTCTGTTTGGCCTGGCAGGGCATGCTTCTGTTGAAGAACAGCAACTTTCCTTCCAACATGCATCTGTTGCAGGGTGACCTCCAGGTGGCTAGTAGTCTTCTTGTGGAGGGCTCAACTGGAGGCAAAGTGGCCCAGCTCAAAATCACTCAGCGTCTTCGTTTGGACCAGCCCAAGTTGGATGAAGTAACTCGACGCATCAAAGTGGCAGGGCCCAATGGTTATGCTATTCTTCTGGCTGTGCCTGGAAGTTCTGATAGCAGGTCCTCCTCTTCCTCGGCCACCTCAGACACTGCCACCTCTACTCAGAGGCCACTTAGGAACCTCGTGTCCTATTTAAAGCAAAAGCAGGCCGCCGGGGTGATCAGCCTCCCTGTGGGGGGCAACAAAGACAAGGAAAACACCGGAGTCCTTCATGCCTTCCCACCCTGTGAGTTCTCCCAGCAGTTCCTGGATTCCCCTGCCAAGGCACTGGCCAAATCTGAAGAAGATTACCTGGTCATGATCATTGTCCGTGGTGCGTCTTAAAGTCCATATGTAACTTGTATTTAGTACTTTGACATGGTTCCTGTTTTGTGATGTGTGATGGGATACAGCATTGgatgaaattttcttttcaattagttGTTTAgttgtagctttcttttttatatttttataaacctCTTTAAAATAGAAGTCAGGAGAGTTTAGCtattattttaagtgaaaggGATGCCCTAAAGGTAGCAGGCAAATGGATTTACTTTAATTAGGAGTTCCCACTCTTATGAgtaacttttttcctctttttctgcagttttttcttttttaaccttaaGCTTAAAAAAATCCTCCAAGTTACAAAACCAGAAATTTGAAAAGtcaatttggaaaacaaagagCCCACTGACTATATAAAGATGATAATATACACCTGAAAATGGCTTGATTGGTATGTAGGTAAATAATTCCTGTACCAGAAATGTTTGTGTGGCTGAAATTTGATCAGGAATCTCATTAGTATAAGCTGGTAAATCATATAGCATTGTGATTATTTTATTCAGGTATTTGAGTATTTCTCTTAAAATACGTGGTTTATTCCCAGAGAGTTTGCTTTAACATACACATTTTTATCATTGGTTCTTGAGTTCTGTATCCTGTATATGCACTTTTGGTTTGTAGCAGTAACTGTTCAGTAAAAATTGAGGAGTATGTTACAAACCACACATGTCTTATGCTTACAGTAGTATGCAGGAAGTGAGTAGgtgcttttaaaatcagaattcttTGGTCAGTTGTTGGTGTGTGGTGGTGGTTTCACTGACTTTTTCAGAGAGATGTAGCAGGTACAGTTCTAATTTAATTGTGCATATTTCAAAACTTGTGTTTTTCATCAGagatgagtttttatttttgtatccattcaaatTTCTGATTTCAATAATAGAAAGAAGAGTTGTCTGCAGGCTCATAAGTCATCTTTTGTTTCAGTGGGCATTAATCAGCCATATGTCATCGTGAAATGCCTTTGACATACTCTCCAAattttgcttgtatttttattttcatatttaaacgCTAGCAATGACATTACATTATTGAAAAGATTTTGAATATCtttgaaattttatgtttatattttcgcTGGTGGCCAACCACAGAAAATTGAAATGTCAGTTTAGGAAAACCCTTTTTTAGTGGTT
Protein-coding regions in this window:
- the RBM15 gene encoding RNA-binding protein 15, with amino-acid sequence MKTAGREPLPRRSPRWRRAVPLCETSAGRRVSQFRGEDLRRPATMKGKERSPVKPKRSRGGEDSTPRGERSKKLGGSGGSNGSSSGKTDGGGGSRRSLHLDKSSSRGGSREYDTGGGSSSSRLHSYSSPSTKNSSGGGESRSSSRGGGGESRSSGAASSAPGGGDGGEYKTLKISELGSQLSDEAVEDGLFHEFKRFGDVSVKISHLSGSGSGDERVAFVNFRRPEDARAAKHARGRLVLYDRPLKIEAVYVSRRRSRSPLDKDSYPPSASVVGSSVGGHRHPPGGGGGGQRSLSPGGAALGYRDYRLQQLALGRLPPPPPPPLPRDLERERDYSFYERVRPAYSLEPRVGAGAGAAPFREVDEISPEDDQRANRTLFLGNLDITVTESDLRRAFDRFGVITEVDIKRPSRGQTSTYGFLKFENLDMSHRAKLAMSGKIIIRNPIKIGYGKATPTTRLWVGGLGPWVPLAALAREFDRFGTIRTIDYRKGDSWAYIQYESLDAAHAAWTHMRGFPLGGPDRRLRVDFADTEHRYQQQYLQPLPLTHYELVTDAFGHRAPDPLRGARDRTPPLLYRDRDRDLYPDSDWVPPPPPVRERSTRTAATAVPAYEPLDSLDRRRDGWSLDRDRGDRDLPSSRDQPRKRRLPEESGGRHLDRSPESDRPRKRHCAPSPDRSPELSSSRDRYNSDNDRSSRLLLERPSPIRDRRGSLEKSQGDKRDRKNSASAERDRKHRTAASTEGKSPLKKEDRSDGSAPSTSTASSKLKSPSQKQDGGTAPAAAASPKLCLAWQGMLLLKNSNFPSNMHLLQGDLQVASSLLVEGSTGGKVAQLKITQRLRLDQPKLDEVTRRIKVAGPNGYAILLAVPGSSDSRSSSSSATSDTATSTQRPLRNLVSYLKQKQAAGVISLPVGGNKDKENTGVLHAFPPCEFSQQFLDSPAKALAKSEEDYLVMIIVRGAKTGEQRMKIRNSKL